Genomic segment of Arctopsyche grandis isolate Sample6627 chromosome 3, ASM5162203v2, whole genome shotgun sequence:
gttCCAAGTTTTATTGATCTATACATGTATGTTAATCCAGCAGACACAtcacttttacaaaaatcagaAGTATCCTGGATATTTTAATTCTTGTTACAACAATGACTTAAAAACTTCCATACATCGTTAAATTAGATGGAATGCAGAAATACataaactttaaaatatttatatttaaataatataagcattttagaTCTTTCGTATGAGAATGTTTACACATTAAAATAACaacgataatatacatataattatgaaGAACAAGactatatcattatttttaaacatcttAATGAATTAACTTTTATTTCCATGGTTGCGGGACGGGCCAATCTCTTTCTTCAATTCCTCTCGTATTTCCTTATTGGATTGAAGTAATTTAGCAAACTCTGCATGGATTCGATCATTCTTCATCTCCATCGCATCTAAAACTGTATTCAGATCATCCAATCGTGCATCTAACATGTCGAACTCTGTTGGGGGATAAAATTGACACGTTAAATTGGTAATTACTATATAAAGAAATGAAACAGTTCTACAAACTAATTTGGAATATAAATTTCCACGAGACCTTCAGGATCGAGTTGGTTTTGTGTCTCCTGTGGAGTTTGTATCTCCTGTGGAGCTTGTGATTCCTGCGGAGGCGGATCTGGCGACATCTCGGCACTTGACATAGTCGCCTCAATGACAACTGTCACCTGACCGATTGCGATTATCTGATTTCCCCCCCGTCCCTTTCCCTTTACCGTCGTTTGCTACACAAGCCTGCAACGTAATCATTTCTTATTATTACagaacaacatacatatattcagccATAACCGTACGCAGTGAACCTAAATCTGTGTCCCGTATCATGGTCCATAAGTCAGTTGTCCCGGTTTTCTATCTAGCATTCAGTTAGTCGGACAAAAACAACTgacaagaaaaataaatgaatgtgaTAATGAAAGGTTTAAGGGTGGCAGGGTGCTAGTGCAAATCACAAGAGCCAATCATTCCTCGTCCTTTCGCTTGTTTCACGGTCATTTCACCGTGTGACCTTTTCATCGTATGGTATTTTCACCGTGTGACCAATTCATCCGGTGATCTGGAATTACTTGATCGTATACACAGAGTCATGCGAAAAGAGTGACGGACCGGAATGCGTTCAAAATCTGGGGGCGCCACAATCGTCATCACACATTTG
This window contains:
- the LOC143910094 gene encoding uncharacterized protein LOC143910094, which gives rise to MSSAEMSPDPPPQESQAPQEIQTPQETQNQLDPEEFDMLDARLDDLNTVLDAMEMKNDRIHAEFAKLLQSNKEIREELKKEIGPSRNHGNKS